The following are from one region of the Nymphaea colorata isolate Beijing-Zhang1983 chromosome 7, ASM883128v2, whole genome shotgun sequence genome:
- the LOC116257780 gene encoding transcription factor VOZ1-like isoform X2, whose translation MQSARKESRTSDVALLEEQDLLMLREWKAELNEVSPANSLLEASRGSSALSSDIRRLLQLCEEDDDATSKLAPSPE comes from the exons ATGCAAAGTGCCAGGAAGGAGAGCCGTACGAGTGATGTGGCCCTTCTGGAAGAGCAGGATCTGCTGATGCTGCGGGAGTGGAAGGCTGAACTGAACGAGGTCTCACCGGCGAACTCCTTGCTG GAAGCAAGTAGGGGTTCATCAGCTCTCTCCTCTGATATCCGTCGGCTGTTGCAGCTATGTGAAGAGGATGACGATGCCACTAGCAAGTTAGCCCCTTCTCCA GAATGA
- the LOC116257780 gene encoding transcription factor VOZ1-like isoform X1: MQSARKESRTSDVALLEEQDLLMLREWKAELNEVSPANSLLEASRGSSALSSDIRRLLQLCEEDDDATSKLAPSPVSPKIEE; the protein is encoded by the exons ATGCAAAGTGCCAGGAAGGAGAGCCGTACGAGTGATGTGGCCCTTCTGGAAGAGCAGGATCTGCTGATGCTGCGGGAGTGGAAGGCTGAACTGAACGAGGTCTCACCGGCGAACTCCTTGCTG GAAGCAAGTAGGGGTTCATCAGCTCTCTCCTCTGATATCCGTCGGCTGTTGCAGCTATGTGAAGAGGATGACGATGCCACTAGCAAGTTAGCCCCTTCTCCAGTAAGCCCCAAAATTGAG GAATGA